In the genome of Streptomyces sp. NBC_00433, the window CAGGATCGCCGACTCGCTCGCGCTGCCGCTACGGGAGCGCAACGGCCTGCTGCTGGCCGCCGGATACGCGCCGGTGCACCCGCAGCGCGACCTCGACGATCCGGCGCTGGCCCCGGCGCTCGAAGCGCTCGACCACATCCTGACCGGGCACCTGCCCTATCCGGCGATCATCGTGGACCGCTACGGGGAGCTGGTCGGCGCCAACTCCGCCTTCGGGGTGATGACCGAGGGCGCCGACCCCGCGCTGCTCGGGCCGCGGGCGAACATCCTGCGGCTGGCGCTGCATCCGGCGGGCATGGCGCCGCGGATCCGCAACTTCCCGCAGTGGGCCCGCCATGTCATCGAGGCGCTGCGCGAGGAGCAGCGGCGCAATCCGGACGACCGGCTGGCGGCTCTGCACGACGAACTCGCCGGCTATGTACCGCCGCTGACGCCGGCGCCGGGTGCCGCGACAGGGCAGGGCGCGGGCGCCGACGCGGTGCTGGGCTTCACCGTGCCCATGCAGCTGGATTCGGCCGGCCGCGGGCTGCTGCGGCTGATGACCACCGTCGCGGTCTTCGCCACCGCGGCCGACGTCACCATTGCCGAGCTGAAGCTGGAGGCCTTCCTGCCGGCCGACCGCGCCACGGCGGACGCCCTGCGAAAGGATGCCTGAAGGACCGGCGGGAGAGCCGGGCACATGACCGAGGAGCCGTATGAGCCTGCGCCACCACGAGATCGCCGAATCCCGCCACCGCATCCTCAATCCCATCACCGAGGAGAAGCTGATGCTGCTCGGTGACATCTGCCGGCTGGAGCTCGGGCAGCGGCAGCTCGACCTGGCGTGCGGCAAGGGCGAGATGCTCACCCGGTGGGCGCAGAAGTACGGCACCGGCGGGGTCGGCGTCGACCTCAGTGAGGTCTTCCTGACCGCGGCCAGGGAGCGGGCGGCCGAACTCGGCGTCTCCGAAAGGGTGAGTTTCGAGCGCGGCGACGCAGGAGCCTACAAGGCGGAGCCCGGCGCCTACGACGTGGCGTCCTGCATCGGCGCCACCTGGATCGGCGGCGGCCTGGCCGGGACGATCGACCTGCTGCGCCCCGCCCTGCGGCCCGGCGGCCTGATGCTGATCGGCGAGCCGTACTGGACGGAGCCGCCCCCCGGACGCGGCCGACATGCGCGCCTTCCTCGACCACGCCCGCCGCGCGCATCTGGAGTGGAACCGCCGCTATGTGGGCTGGGGCGTGTTCGTGCTGCGCGCGGCCGGCTGAGCGCGCGCACGTACCGGCCGAGTTGTGAGGAAACCGAAAACCTGACGCATGTTCATCTTCCGGGGGCGGTGTACCGGCGGTAACCTCCGCGCACCGGCTTCCGGAAGGAGCAGACATGCCGCTACGGACCCCACGACGGATCGGCAGGATCGGCACGCTGAGAACGGCCACCGCAGGCGCACTCCTGGCGCTCGCGGCGACCCTGGTGGCCCCGGTGCCACCGGCAGCGCACGCCGCAGACCCGGGCGACTACTGCGCAGGGCAGTGCGCCGACATCCTGCCGCCAGGCGAGAACGGCAACGCCACCCTTGCCGACATCCTGGCGAACAAGGCACTCGGCACCAGGCCCGCGCACACCTCGGACCAGCTCGGCCCCTACGCCGACCTCGCGAACGGCTACCAGAACCTCACCGACGCCACCATCACCTCCTTCTTCAACGACTCGTCCTTCGGTGTGCCGCCGAGCCAGATCGCCTCCGTCTCCAGCCCGCGCTCGGACGTGACGATCACCCGGGACAAGAAGACCGGGGTGCCGCACATCAAGGGCGCCACCCGGCAGGGCACCGAATTCGGCGCGGGATACGCGGCCGCGCAGGACCGGCTCTGGCTCATGGACCTCTTCCGGCACGTGGGCCGCGGCCAGCTGTCGTCGTTCGCCGGCGGCGCCGCCGCCAACCGCGGCCTGGAGCAGGAGTTCTGGCGGCAGGCCCCCTACACCGAGGCCGACCTCCAGTCGCAGGTCGACCAGCTCGCCAACTCCGGCGGCGCCCGCGGGCAGCAGGCCCTCGCCGACGCCCAGGCCTACGTCGACGGAATCAACGCGTATATCACCGCGTCGAAGAACGGGCGGTATTTCCCCGGCGAATACGTGCTCACCGGGCACGTCGACGCCATCACCAACGCCGGCACCATCGACCCCTTCAAACTCACCGACCTGATCGCGCTCGCCTCGGTCGTCGGCGCGCTCTTCGGCACCGGAGGCGGCGGCGAGGTGCAGTCGGCGCTGTCCCTGCTGGCCGCCCAGCAGCAGTACGGCGTCACCGAGGGCACCAAGGTCTGGGAGTCCTTCCGCGAACGCGACGACCCCGAGGCCACCGCCACCGTCCACGACGGCACCAGCTTCCCCTACGCGGGCAAGCCGGCCGCCGCCCAGGGCGAAGCACTGCCCGACCCCGGCTCGGTCGTCGCCGAGCCGCTCGTCTACGACGCCACCGGTGGCGCCACCCAGGCCACCACCGCCGACCCGGGAGTGCTGCCCGGCAACCTCTTCTCCACCAAGAAGGGCATGTCCAACGCCCTGGTCGTCAGCGGCGCCCACACCGCGAGCGGCCACCCCGTCGCCGTCTTCGGCCCGCAGACCGGCTACTTCGCGCCACAGCTGCTGATGCTCCAGGAGCTGCAGGGCCCCGGCATCAGCGCCCGCGGCGCGTCCTTCGCCGGCCTGGGAATGTACATCGAGCTGGGCCGCGGCCAGGACTACGCCTGGAGCGCGACCTCCGCCTCCCAGGACGTCACCGACACCTACGCCGTGGAGCTGTGCCAGGACGCCACGCACTACATATTCCACGGCAATTGCGTCGCCATGGAGAAGCTGGAGCGCACCAACTCCTGGAAGCCGACGCTCGCCGACTCCACCGCCGCGGGCTCCTACCGCATGCAGATCTGGCGGACCGCCTACGGACCGGTCGAATACCGCGCCACGGTCGGCGGCAAAGCCGTCGCCTATACGCAGCTGCGCAGCTCCTACCGCCACGAGGCCGACTCGATCCTGGGCTTCCAGGAACTCAACGACCCCGGCTTCGTCCACGACGCGGCGTCCTTCCAGCGGGCCACGCAGGACATCAACTACACCTTCAACTGGTTCTACGCCGACTCCCGGCAGACCGCCTACTACAACAGCGGCACCAACCCGGTACGGGCCGACGGCGTCGACGCGTCCTTCCCGGTCTGGGCACAGGCCGCGTACGACTGGCGCGGCTGGGACCCGGTGACCAACACGGCGTCCTACACGCCGCCGGCGCAGCACCCGCAGTCCGTCGACCAGGACTACTACGTCTCGTGGAACAACAAGCAGGCCGCCGGCTACACCTCGGCCGGCTTCGGGAACGGCGCGGTGCACCGCGCCGACCTCCTCGACGACCGCGTCAAGGCCCTGGTCCACACCGGCGGCGTCACCAGGTCGGCACTGGTCAAGGCGATGGACGACGCCGCGCTGACCGACCTGCGCGGTGAGGACGTGCTGCCCGAGCTGCTCCAGGTCATCAACAGCGCGCCCGTCACCGACCCGCAGGAGGCCGCCGCCGTCCAGCAGCTGACCGCGTGGAGCGCGGCCGGCGCCAAACGCCACGAGACGTCGCCGGGCTCCCACGCCTACGCGAACGCGGACGCCGTCCGCGTCATGGACGCGTGGTGGCCGCTCCTCGTCCAGGGCGAATTCCAACCGGGCCTGGGCGGCGGCCTCTACACCGCGCTCACCGCCGACCTCACCGTCGACGAGTCCCCGTCCGCCGGCCACGGGCCGACCGGCTCGCACGCCGGAAGCGCCTTCCAGTACGGGTGGTGGAGCTATGTCGACAAGGACATCCGGAAGGTGCTGGGCGAGACTGTGGCGGGGCCACTGGCTCGCACGTACTGCGGCGGTGGGCAGGCCGGTGCCTGCCGTGACGTGCTGCTGAGCACCCTCAAGCAGGCGGCGGCCGCGCCGGCGGCTTCCGTCTACCCGGGTGACGACGGGTGCGGGGCCGGCGATCAGTGGTGCGCCGACTCCGTCGTCCAGCGTCCGCTCGGCGGTGTCACCGATGATCGCATCAGCTGGCAGAACCGGCCGACGTATCAGCAAGTCGTGGAATTCCCGTCCCACCGCTAGCCGCGGGGACTTCGGAGGGGTGGGCGCGGTGGGGCCGCGCCCACCCCGGGGGACCCCCGGGGTCAGAGGAGGGACGCGGCGCGGAGGGTGAGGTGGGCCAGCTCGGGGTGGCAGATGTCGCTGTGGGCGCCTGACGGGGGGCCGCCCGAGCGAACCGTGGGGGAGGCGTCAACCGTGACGCAACCCTGGCGCGGGAAGGGGACGGTGAGGGCCGCGGACAGCGGAAAGGCGGGAGCATCGGGCAGGTGGTGGAAGCCGTCATGCCCGAGCGCGCCCCAGCGATCGTCATCGCCCAGGAGGGACCTGTCGTCGCCGGAGAGGCGCGACGCGAGGGGGTAGAAGACGCCGAGCGCCTGGTCGTGCGAAGAATGGCAGGCCACGACAGGACCGCGGACACGGGCTTGCATGCCGTCGAGGGCGCCTCCCGGCGAGTACGCGGAGTGCGAGAAGGCGCCTTGCAGGAGGGTGACCGACGTGACATTGCGGGCGGCGGGCGGCAGCCCGGCGAGGGCGAAGGAGACGAGCCGGGCCCCGAAGCTGTGGCCGACCAGGTGCACCCGGGTGGCGGGTGCGCGGGTGGCCAGCAGGCCGAGCAGCGGGCCGAGGCCCGCTTTGCCGACCCTGCCGGCGCGGCCCTTCATCGTGTAATACGAGGCCTGCCGCAGCAGTTCGCGCGCCCCGGACCAGACTTTCCCGGTGAGCCCGCCCAGCAGGGGCTCGCCGCCCCGCATGCCGCAGATCGCGTCGCTGAGGGCGGCGCAGACGGCGGCCGGGTCGCCGGTGAGCAGCGCGGGCGGTGCGGGCGGCGCGTCCGCGCCGTCGAGGTCCAGGGCGAGCGCCGCGGCCCGCGGTGAGGTGCAGCCGGTCAGCGTACGGACCAGTGCGGCGAATTCCGCCAGCGCGGCCGGCTCGGGGGGCTGCTGGGCGAGCAGCTCCTCGATCCGGTCGGCTGCGGCGTCGTGCCCGGCCAGCACCTGCTTGAGCGTGGCGATGTCCGGGTCCCGCCCGGTCGCCAGGGCGTGTGTGGGGCGCGGGAATCCGGGGATGGGCTCGTCGGAGAACCGCATGGAGGGCCAGTGGACGCCGGCATAGCCGAGGCGTACGCCGGGTGCGCCGGCCAGCAGCGCGGGGAAGGGCGCGTAGAAGCGGTCGAAGAGGGCCGACGCCGTCGACAGGTCGTTGTTCCAGCCGTGGGCGAAGACCACGAGGTCGGTGCGGTCGGCCGCGTGCGCGAGCAGGGCGTCGCGCTGTGCGGGGTCGGGGTCGCCGTCCGCGTCGAAGGTCACGTCCCAGTAGGGCTGCACACTGGTCACGGCCATGGTTCCCCCTCGCCCCGACGGCCAGCCGGTGGCAGCGGAAAGGCCCGCGATTGTCCGGTCCGTGTGCATCATCCCGGTGGGCGGTGGCGGCGTCCATCCCTCCGGAGGGTGATTACCCGTCGGCTTCGCCGCAGGGCGGGTCCGGCCCTTCCGGATTGGGTGACCGACTGCTTAGTATGCCAGGGTGGGGCAGTCCGGAGTCGAGTCGAGGGAGACACGGTTGTGGTGGTGGAAGCACTGCGCGACGCCCGAGTGGTCGTCACCGGGGCGGGCGGCGGTATCGGCGCCGCCCTGGCCCGCGCCTTCGCGGCCGAGGGCGCCCGGGTGGTGGTCAACGACCTCGACGCCGACGCCGCGCACAAGGTCGCGGACGGCATCGGCGCGGCGGTCGTCGCGGGTGACGCCTCCGCGGTCGTGCCCGCCGCCCGCACCGCGCTCGGCGGACGTATCGACGTCTTCTGCGCCAATGCCGGCGTCGGCACCGGCGGCGGGGCCGACGCCGACGACGCCGACTGGGAGCTGGCCTGGGACGTCAACGTCATGAGCCATGTGCGGGCCGCCCGCGCCCTGCTGCCCGAATGGCTGGAGCGCGGCAGGGGCCGCTTCGTGTCCACCGTGTCCGCCGCCGGGCTGCTGACGATGATCGGCGCGGCTCCGTATTCCGTGACCAAGCACGGCGCCCTGGCCTTCGCCGAGTGGCTCTCGCTGACCTACCGCCACCGCGGGATCGCCGTGCACGCGGTCTGCCCCCAGGGTGTGCGCACCGCCATGCTGGACGCGGCCGGCGCCGCGGGCGGCCTGGTGCTCGCGCCCACCGCCATCGAGCCCGAGGACGTGGCGCGCGCCGTCCTCGCCGGCATCGCCGAGGAGCGCTTCCTGATCCTGCCGCACCCCGAGGTCGCCGGCTACTACGCGGCCCGCGCCGCGGAACCCGAACGCTGGCTCGGCGGGATGAACAAGCTCCAGCGCACCTACGAGGACCTGCGGGTGAAGGCGGGCGACGACGCGTGAGCGGATACGCCGACCAGCCGTGGCTGCGCTTCTTCACCGAGGAGCAGCGCGCGGACACCGACTGCCCGCCCTCCGTGCTGCACGGATTCCTGGCCGCCGCCGGGAGCCGCCCCGACCACCGGGCGCTGGCGTATTTCGACGGCGGGCTGACCTACCGCGAACTCGACGCCCTCTCCGACGGCCTGGCCCGCCACCTCGCCGACCGCGGCTTCGCGCCCGGCGAGCGGCTCGCCGTCATGCTGCAGAACGTGCCGCAGTTCGCGGTCGCGCTGCTCGCGGCCTGGAAAGCGGGCGGCGCCGTCATCCCGGTCAACCCGATGTACAAGCAGCACGAGCTGGCGCACATCCTCACCGACGCGGGCGCCGCGGCCCTGGTCTGCTCCGAGCGCGCCTGGCAGGAATACGTACGGGACACGGCCGCGGCCTCGCCGGTCCGTATCGCGCTCACCGCCTGCGAGCTGGACCTCCAGACCCGCGACGACCCCCGGGTGCTGACGGCGGGCCGGCTGCCGGCAGGCGACGCCGAAGACCTGCTCACCGCCGCCCGCGCCGCGCGAGGGCCGCGCCCCGACGTCCCGCTGCCCGCCGCCGGCGACACCGCCCTGGTCAGCTACACCTCGGGCACCAGCGGGCACCCCAAGGGCGCGCTGAACACCCACGGCAACATCTCCTTCAACGCCCACCGCCAGATACGGATCCAGGAACTGCCCGCCGACGCCGTGCTCTTCGCGCTGGCCCCGCTCTTCCACATCACCGGCATGGTCTGCCAGCTCTCCGCGGCGCTGGCCGGCGGCCACACCGTGGCGCTCGCCTACCGCTTCGAGCCCGGTGTCGTGCTCGACGCCTTCCGCGAGCACCGCCCCGCCTACACCGTCGGGCCCGCCACCGCCTTCATGGCGCTGCTTGCCAGGCCCGACGCCACCGCCGAGGACTTCGCGTCCTTCCGGCTGATCTCGTCCGGCGGCGCCCCGCTGCCGCCCGCCGTCGTGGAGTCCTTCCGGGCCCGCTCCGGCGGGCTCTACCTCGCCAACGGCTACGGCCTCACCGAATGCACCGCCCCCTGCGCCAGCGTCCCGCCCGGCTACGAGGCGCCGGTCGACCCGGTCTCCGGCACCCTCGCGGTCGGCGTCCCGGGGCCCGGCACGATGGTGCGCATCATCGACGACAGCGGCGCGGAGGTGCCCTTCGGCGAGCCCGGAGAGATCGCGGTCAGCGGCCCGATGGTCGTCCCCGGCTACTGGAACCGGCCCGCCGAGTCGCGGGCCGCCATCCCCGGCGGCGAGCTGCGCACCGGCGACATCGGCTTCATGGACACCGACGGCTGGCTCTACGTCGTCGACCGCAAGAAGGACATGATCAGCGCGTCCGGCTTCAAGGTCTGGCCGCGCGAGGTCGAGGACGTGCTCTACACCCACCCCGCCGTCCGCGAGGCCGCCGTCGTCGGCGTCCCCGACGCCTACCGCGGCGAGAGCGTCAAGGCGTACGTCAGCCTGCGCCCGGGCGCCGCGGCCGACCCCGCCGACCTGGTCGCCTACTGCAAGGAGCGGCTGGCCGCGTACAAATACCCGCGCCAGGTGGAGGTCCTGCCCGAACTGCCCAAGACCGCGACCGGCAAGATCCTCCGCCGCGAGCTCAAAGCGGCGGCCGGATAGGGTCCGTACCGGCCGGAACGCCGGTGGGCGGTACGAGAGAGGGGCAGGTCATGGCGCGCAGCACGACGAGCGACGACGGCGGTACGGGGACGGCCGCGGGCACCGGCTCCGGCGGCCCGGCGGCGGTGCCCGAGCGGCTGCTCGCCGAGGCCACCCGCCTGTTCGCGGAACGCGGCTACGACCGCACCTCCGTCCAGGAGATCGTCGAGGCCGCGGGAGTGACCAAGGGCGCGCTCTACCACTACTTCGGCTCCAAGGACGATCTGCTGCACGAGATCTACGCCCGGGTGCTGCGGCTCCAGACCGAACGCCTGGACACCATCGCGGCCCGCCAGGACGTCGCCGTGCCGGAACGGCTCGCGGAGGCCGCGTCCGACGTCGTGGTCACCAGCATCCAGAACCTGGACGACACGAAGATCTTCTTCCGCTCCATGCACCAGCTCAGCCCGGAGAAGCAGAAGGCGGTACGGGCCGAGCGCCGCCGCTACCACGAGCGCTTCCGCTCGCTGGTCGAGGAGGGCCAGCGCGACGGCCACTTCCGCCCCGGCCTGCGGCCCGACCTGGTGGTCGACTTCTTCTTCGGCTCCGTGCACCACCTCGGCACCTGGTACCACGCGGACGGCCCGCTGTCCGCCGAGCAGGTCGCCACCGAATTCTCCGACCTGCTGCTGCACTCGGTGCGGCAGCCCTGACCCCACCGGGAGTCCCAGCGTGAAGGCATGGCGGGTGCACCACAACGGCGAGCCGAGCGAGGCGATGCGCCTCGACGAGGTCCCCACCCCGGAGCCGGGCCCCGGCGAGGTGCTGCTCCGCGTACGGGCGGCGGGCGTCAACTTCCCCGACGCGATGCTGTGCCGCGGCGAATACCAGATCCGGCCGCCGCTGCCCTTCACACCGGGCGTGGAGATGTGCGGCGAGGTCGCCGCGCTCGGGCCCGGGGTGACCGGTCCCGCGCTCGGGTCCCGCGTCATCAGCCCCGCCGCGCTGCCCGGCGGCGCCTTCGCCGAATACGCCGTCGTGCCCGCCGCGGGCGTGCTGCCCGCGCCCGAGGCGCTCGACGACGCGGAAGCGGCGGTGCTGCACATCGGCTACCAGACCGGCTGGTTCGGCCTGCACCGCAGGGCCGGGCTGCGGCCCGGCGAGACCCTGCTCGTGCACGCCGCCGCAGGCGGGGTGGGCAGCGCGGCCGTCCAGCTCGGCAAGGCCGCGGGCGCCACCGTCATCGGCGTCGTCGGCGGCCCCGGCAAGGCGAAAGCCGCGCGCGAACTGGGCGCCGACGTCGTGGTCGACCGGCACGCGGAGGACTTCGTGGCGGTCGTGAAGGAGGCGACGGGCGGTCGCGGCGCCGACGTCGT includes:
- a CDS encoding helix-turn-helix domain-containing protein, coding for MDAPRTLAPAAAQPFPQALRASRSRRRLSQLELALRAGTTQRHISFIENGRSAPGRALVARIADSLALPLRERNGLLLAAGYAPVHPQRDLDDPALAPALEALDHILTGHLPYPAIIVDRYGELVGANSAFGVMTEGADPALLGPRANILRLALHPAGMAPRIRNFPQWARHVIEALREEQRRNPDDRLAALHDELAGYVPPLTPAPGAATGQGAGADAVLGFTVPMQLDSAGRGLLRLMTTVAVFATAADVTIAELKLEAFLPADRATADALRKDA
- a CDS encoding class I SAM-dependent methyltransferase; this translates as MSLRHHEIAESRHRILNPITEEKLMLLGDICRLELGQRQLDLACGKGEMLTRWAQKYGTGGVGVDLSEVFLTAARERAAELGVSERVSFERGDAGAYKAEPGAYDVASCIGATWIGGGLAGTIDLLRPALRPGGLMLIGEPYWTEPPPGRGRHARLPRPRPPRASGVEPPLCGLGRVRAARGRLSARTYRPSCEETENLTHVHLPGAVYRR
- a CDS encoding penicillin acylase family protein, giving the protein MPLRTPRRIGRIGTLRTATAGALLALAATLVAPVPPAAHAADPGDYCAGQCADILPPGENGNATLADILANKALGTRPAHTSDQLGPYADLANGYQNLTDATITSFFNDSSFGVPPSQIASVSSPRSDVTITRDKKTGVPHIKGATRQGTEFGAGYAAAQDRLWLMDLFRHVGRGQLSSFAGGAAANRGLEQEFWRQAPYTEADLQSQVDQLANSGGARGQQALADAQAYVDGINAYITASKNGRYFPGEYVLTGHVDAITNAGTIDPFKLTDLIALASVVGALFGTGGGGEVQSALSLLAAQQQYGVTEGTKVWESFRERDDPEATATVHDGTSFPYAGKPAAAQGEALPDPGSVVAEPLVYDATGGATQATTADPGVLPGNLFSTKKGMSNALVVSGAHTASGHPVAVFGPQTGYFAPQLLMLQELQGPGISARGASFAGLGMYIELGRGQDYAWSATSASQDVTDTYAVELCQDATHYIFHGNCVAMEKLERTNSWKPTLADSTAAGSYRMQIWRTAYGPVEYRATVGGKAVAYTQLRSSYRHEADSILGFQELNDPGFVHDAASFQRATQDINYTFNWFYADSRQTAYYNSGTNPVRADGVDASFPVWAQAAYDWRGWDPVTNTASYTPPAQHPQSVDQDYYVSWNNKQAAGYTSAGFGNGAVHRADLLDDRVKALVHTGGVTRSALVKAMDDAALTDLRGEDVLPELLQVINSAPVTDPQEAAAVQQLTAWSAAGAKRHETSPGSHAYANADAVRVMDAWWPLLVQGEFQPGLGGGLYTALTADLTVDESPSAGHGPTGSHAGSAFQYGWWSYVDKDIRKVLGETVAGPLARTYCGGGQAGACRDVLLSTLKQAAAAPAASVYPGDDGCGAGDQWCADSVVQRPLGGVTDDRISWQNRPTYQQVVEFPSHR
- a CDS encoding serine-threonine protein kinase, with translation MAVTSVQPYWDVTFDADGDPDPAQRDALLAHAADRTDLVVFAHGWNNDLSTASALFDRFYAPFPALLAGAPGVRLGYAGVHWPSMRFSDEPIPGFPRPTHALATGRDPDIATLKQVLAGHDAAADRIEELLAQQPPEPAALAEFAALVRTLTGCTSPRAAALALDLDGADAPPAPPALLTGDPAAVCAALSDAICGMRGGEPLLGGLTGKVWSGARELLRQASYYTMKGRAGRVGKAGLGPLLGLLATRAPATRVHLVGHSFGARLVSFALAGLPPAARNVTSVTLLQGAFSHSAYSPGGALDGMQARVRGPVVACHSSHDQALGVFYPLASRLSGDDRSLLGDDDRWGALGHDGFHHLPDAPAFPLSAALTVPFPRQGCVTVDASPTVRSGGPPSGAHSDICHPELAHLTLRAASLL
- a CDS encoding SDR family oxidoreductase, translated to MEALRDARVVVTGAGGGIGAALARAFAAEGARVVVNDLDADAAHKVADGIGAAVVAGDASAVVPAARTALGGRIDVFCANAGVGTGGGADADDADWELAWDVNVMSHVRAARALLPEWLERGRGRFVSTVSAAGLLTMIGAAPYSVTKHGALAFAEWLSLTYRHRGIAVHAVCPQGVRTAMLDAAGAAGGLVLAPTAIEPEDVARAVLAGIAEERFLILPHPEVAGYYAARAAEPERWLGGMNKLQRTYEDLRVKAGDDA
- a CDS encoding AMP-binding protein, producing MSGYADQPWLRFFTEEQRADTDCPPSVLHGFLAAAGSRPDHRALAYFDGGLTYRELDALSDGLARHLADRGFAPGERLAVMLQNVPQFAVALLAAWKAGGAVIPVNPMYKQHELAHILTDAGAAALVCSERAWQEYVRDTAAASPVRIALTACELDLQTRDDPRVLTAGRLPAGDAEDLLTAARAARGPRPDVPLPAAGDTALVSYTSGTSGHPKGALNTHGNISFNAHRQIRIQELPADAVLFALAPLFHITGMVCQLSAALAGGHTVALAYRFEPGVVLDAFREHRPAYTVGPATAFMALLARPDATAEDFASFRLISSGGAPLPPAVVESFRARSGGLYLANGYGLTECTAPCASVPPGYEAPVDPVSGTLAVGVPGPGTMVRIIDDSGAEVPFGEPGEIAVSGPMVVPGYWNRPAESRAAIPGGELRTGDIGFMDTDGWLYVVDRKKDMISASGFKVWPREVEDVLYTHPAVREAAVVGVPDAYRGESVKAYVSLRPGAAADPADLVAYCKERLAAYKYPRQVEVLPELPKTATGKILRRELKAAAG
- a CDS encoding TetR/AcrR family transcriptional regulator; the encoded protein is MARSTTSDDGGTGTAAGTGSGGPAAVPERLLAEATRLFAERGYDRTSVQEIVEAAGVTKGALYHYFGSKDDLLHEIYARVLRLQTERLDTIAARQDVAVPERLAEAASDVVVTSIQNLDDTKIFFRSMHQLSPEKQKAVRAERRRYHERFRSLVEEGQRDGHFRPGLRPDLVVDFFFGSVHHLGTWYHADGPLSAEQVATEFSDLLLHSVRQP
- a CDS encoding NADPH:quinone oxidoreductase family protein — translated: MKAWRVHHNGEPSEAMRLDEVPTPEPGPGEVLLRVRAAGVNFPDAMLCRGEYQIRPPLPFTPGVEMCGEVAALGPGVTGPALGSRVISPAALPGGAFAEYAVVPAAGVLPAPEALDDAEAAVLHIGYQTGWFGLHRRAGLRPGETLLVHAAAGGVGSAAVQLGKAAGATVIGVVGGPGKAKAARELGADVVVDRHAEDFVAVVKEATGGRGADVVYDPVGGDAYTRSTKCIAFEGRIVVVGFAGGTVPAPALNHALVKNYAILGLHWGLYAAREPGAVRRAHDELTRLAESGAVRPLVSARLPLSAAADAVTRVSAGLTTGRLAIVP